cagcagaTCTGCAGTAGAAATCCATCATAGTAACAGACATAACATCGGGTTTAACTATTAGTGGTAAACACAACTTAGGGCTTTACCTCTAACAAGGCGATGCTAATCTGACAAAACTTTTAGCTTCGTGACAAATTCTCTGATCCCCTGAGTTCTCATTTTCTGGCCTCTTAAATAGGGCACATAGCcacatagcattgatagaaaggcaaatattctcattatcgGGTGCATtctatctctctcgctctctctctgtcttcttttaaaaatcacCCAGAATGTAGCCCACTATGGCACTTATATGCACTAAATGGGTAAGGCAATACTATGCAATTTAAGcaataaaaatgtagttttttctttctaaaaatgGTCTCTTTTGTAAATTGACtattgctctttaaaaaaacaaaagtatttctTGTCCGAATACTCGATTAACCGATAGAATAATCGATAGAATACTCGCTTACTAAAATAATCAATAGCTGCAGCCCTACTCTTAAACTTGTTGGGACATGTTACAGCAGCAATGTCAGACAGTTCAGAAATCCCCGAAAGGAGTTCAAGAATAACAGATAAAAATAGCTCTTGAAAATTCTGGTCAAAGTTAAAAGTCTAACGCTGTGTTGTAATAAACAGAGTCACCAATCCTGTCATTTCTGAAGATTTGAAGGGGCTGATTGTGATATCAAATATCTTACTTGAAGTTTCAAATCAGGACTTTGGCATGGCACTTATTTATCTTAGAACCTTCATTTTACACAGCGATGTTTAAGGATCTACTTTGATTGAAGTCATACATTTGAAATGTCCAACAGGCCTACTGATGTTCGCCATCACCCACATCCTCTATTCCTCCGCCTTCGGGATGAAGCCCCTCAACATGTCTGTTGGTCTGGTGGTCtctgctgtgtcctctgtgaGCTACATGCTGCTCTACCCCTACCTGTCGGGCCCCTTCACCTACCTGGTGGCCGTCTACATCGCTCTGATCGGCTTCATGGGCTGGAGGGCAATGGCAGGCCTGCAGCTTGCCAACGACCTGTGGACCTGGACCAAGCTGTCGGCCTGCCTGGGTTCCGTGCTCTTCATGGTGTCCGACCTCACCATCGCCGTCAACAAGTTCTGCTTCCCAGTGCCCCACTCACGTGCCATCATCATGGCCACCTACTATGCGGCTCAGATGCTGATCTCGCTGTCAGCGGTGGAGTGCCAGGACGTGGAGGTCGCCAGGAAGCGGTCATGAGGTACCAAGGGTTCTGTAGCAACTGGTCATGAGGTTGGGAAGGTGGAAGCCGCCCCCCCCACCTCCGGCTCTGAGTGATCATGGACACACTTCACCGCCAGATCCCCAACTCTCAACCCTCATCTCAATGTGGTGCTAATACACCGTAACCATGACTGGTCCACTATCACCGTAATACCCCTCTAGTATGGTAGTCTCACAcctcacacacctcacacacctGTCTTTTTAACACAGAGATATACCAGTATTATCATCTGTCCTCCGATCCTAGAATAGCTGTC
This genomic interval from Labrus mixtus chromosome 4, fLabMix1.1, whole genome shotgun sequence contains the following:
- the tmem86a gene encoding lysoplasmalogenase-like protein TMEM86A; amino-acid sequence: MVSPVTVVKSEGPKLVPFFKATCVYFVLWLPTSSPSWFSALIKCLPIFCLWVFLLAHGSSFLGAHSSARKILAGLIFSALGDAFLIWQEQGYFVHGLLMFAITHILYSSAFGMKPLNMSVGLVVSAVSSVSYMLLYPYLSGPFTYLVAVYIALIGFMGWRAMAGLQLANDLWTWTKLSACLGSVLFMVSDLTIAVNKFCFPVPHSRAIIMATYYAAQMLISLSAVECQDVEVARKRS